One segment of Drosophila mauritiana strain mau12 chromosome 3R, ASM438214v1, whole genome shotgun sequence DNA contains the following:
- the LOC117143076 gene encoding triosephosphate isomerase isoform X1, which produces MPPGVLTKLNRNGIQCIASVTLLQRFPYHLNHHTIPTMDHNRPTVGGVTAEVLKAVVSQALLGKFTAVFPKLFKCQWKTYEGQKKFYANFSTDCTDSNSNNMSRKFCVGGNWKMNGDQKSIAEIAKTLSSAALDPNTEVVIGCPAIYLMYARNLLPCELGLAGQNAYKVAKGAFTGEISPAMLKDIGADWVILGHSERRAIFGESDALIAEKAEHALAEGLKVIACIGETLEEREAGKTNEVVARQMCAYAQKIKDWKNVVVAYEPVWAIGTGKTATPDQAQEVHAFLRQWLSDNISKEVSASLRIQYGGSVTAANAKELAKKPDIDGFLVGGASLKPEFVDIINARQ; this is translated from the exons ATGCCGCCTGGAGTACTCACTAAGCTGAACAGGAACGGTATCCAGTGTATTGCATCAGTAACGCTTCTCCAGCGATTCCCATATCATCTGAACCACCACACCATCCCCACCATGGACCACAACCGACCCACTGTGGGTGGTGTTACGGCGGAGGTACTAAAAGCCGTCGTTTCGCAAGCTCTGCTGGGCAAATTCACAGCTGTTTTCCCAAAGCTTTTCAAGTGCCAGTGGAAGACTTACGAAGGTCAAAAGAAG TTCTACGCCAATTTCAGCACCGATTGCAccgacagcaacagcaacaacatgaGCCGAAAGTTCTGCGTGGGAGGCAACTGGAAGATGAACGGCGACCAGAAGTCCATCGCCGAGATCGCCAAGACCCTGAGCTCGGCCGCCCTCGACCCCAACACGGAGGTGGTCATCGGCTGCCCGGCCATCTACCTGATGTACGCCCGCAACCTGCTTCCCTGCGAGCTGGGTCTGGCCGGCCAGAACGCCTACAAGGTGGCCAAGGGCGCCTTCACCGGCGAGATCTCGCCTGCGATGCTGAAGGACATCGGCGCCGACTGGGTGATCCTGGGACACTCGGAGCGCCGCGCCATTTTCGGCGAGTCGGACGCCCTGATCGCCGAGAAGGCCGAGCACGCCCTGGCCGAGGGCCTCAAGGTCATCGCCTGCATTGGTGAGACCCTGGAGGAGCGCGAGGCCGGCAAGACCAACGAGGTGGTGGCCCGCCAGATGTGCGCCTACGCCCAGAAGATCAAGGACTGGAAGAACGTAGTGGTGGCCTACGAGCCCGTCTGGGCCATTGGCACCGGCAAGACCGCCACACCCGATCAG GCTCAAGAGGTCCACGCCTTCCTGCGCCAGTGGCTGAGCGACAACATCTCCAAGGAGGTGTCCGCCAGCCTGCGCATCCAGTACGGTGGATCCGTGACCGCCGCCAACGCCAAGGAGCTGGCCAAGAAGCCCGACATCGATGGCTTCCTGGTCGGAGGCGCCTCCCTGAAGCCCGAGTTCGTGGACATCATCAACGCCCGGCAGTAA
- the LOC117145478 gene encoding uncharacterized protein LOC117145478 — MCLARILHVLGIMALFSQLGFFGESVDGSDVSYGDFYGNASARMLRFRDFEPRQQSGRMDVELDLDAEESAGQDREGRGFHFHASGEDVSVELEFIVPFLKVPVKRSMNMARDAIQNILNLRTGALVNTAVVVAAGAVIAGVVRLLIAPLVITSLGNGYGYKSHPDRSMRRLSDVVESQLEEHNIDMSVCVQRMICQYLQQNLSSGYASALNVLTSSSWLHSIVDGTAVFHAIQSARSSRSCTHTYRSCKWPNRLNWKSWEIPKVLRFSNG; from the exons ATGTGCTTGGCGCGGATCTTACATGTGCTGGGTATAATGGCCCTGTTTTCGCAACTGGGTTTCTTCGGAGAAAGTGTCGATGGGAGCGATGTGAGCTATGGGGATTTTTACGGCAATGCCAGTGCCAGAATGCTTCGATTCCGAGACTTTGAACCTCGCCAGCAAAGCGGACGAATGGACGTGGAACTTGACCTGGATGCGGAGGAAAGCGCTGGACAGGATCGCGAGGGTCGTGGCTTCCATTTCCATGCCAGCGGCGAGGATGTGAGTGTGGAATTGGAGTTTATCGTTCCCTTCCTCAAAGTTCCTGTGAAGAGGAGCATGAACATGGCTCGAGATGCTATCCAGAACATACTGAATCTACGAACTGGTGCTCTAGTGAACACAGCAGTTGTTGTGGCCGCTGGAGCAGTCATAGCTGGTGTAGTTCGATTACTTATAGCTCCACTGGTGATCACCTCGCTGGGTAATGGATATGGCTACAAATCCCATCCAGACAGAAGCA TGCGCCGGCTGAGTGATGTGGTAGAGTCCCAGCTGGAGGAGCACAACATCGACATGTCCGTATGTGTACAGCGAATGATCTGTCAGTATCTGCAGCAAAACCTATCTTCCGGGTATGCCAGTGCGCTGAATGTTTTGACAAG CTCCTCCTGGTTGCATTCTATCGTCGATGGAACTGCAGTCTTCCATGCCATCCAATCAGCTAGAAGTAGTCGCAGTTGTACCCATACATATCGAAGTTGCAAATGGCCCAATCGGCTAAATTGGAAGTCCTGGGAAATACCAAAGGTTCTCAGATTTAGTAATGGATAG
- the LOC117143075 gene encoding uncharacterized protein LOC117143075, protein MTQYYVYDVILVNSSLPIPRKSASFSAGGRPVYSVRLFEDFEELSMERIFVDQFPSEALGGFTSSPCELIGVLTSKGVGVTLKENDELIGSGNAMLESSILRQLTDPTFSVTQNVTVKLTKGPKNDRVGEVKLLLKISSASPDINHGLIPFGCYDVCKPVDHSINKKDIIFTLGRSGKCATNSCITDERLMSHAGAPFQCPHAASQNQEDQDNKGGASARCGCFLKGMQLPPDVGTEKKREKVALKKLVDELGLDQIKVPSPPDTHEKSRRWHCKCKQPSSSTDTSSCDINEFTAEKPHRKRKAISLTASMERAARRRLIGTCPVKEPVLTQEAYKPPNLCQLCRSDISWLPKISACPYCGYKTFEDIQPSEQPYDLTLTAQQLLRDCLRKETCELDLSKGDDEAMGDHIKTHDKDDPDVPQQCGCLGGKPCTRCRIRKLCENFFKENECKIEPLPQAYPQAPTKSQPESKKVKQTNSDESLRRTQLISIFTEMRNMYGKKKGVNEADAVAEELRKECDAACRNTKSAKARRKARKALQKTLDEIDKAYPKPGKIRIKKRRTHHKKSRCYTFLKLKNVSKDSRIGHLDCISGSKHTGYCRIPCHMGWMWTKSEMARHKSWRPGAISRPIRQLMSYFLKDFPADNICLSRYHYRHRKCRRVQELEEPLVQHPTLHISRKGDEYIITLRPLKDPKALASSANPYADMKPVVFRITKDPMAAGLRQMRVNLQDKGFAPCTCRRPVASCFCRSHVEKKRIQYEVENECRQRGWPNNSDTFVYSPNSDDDDSDREYEFGVTPPAGVIKPERVRQPDRAHVETQYVDHDWAAPTMYPHPANMLVQYGGCVMGERKKMFPWIYGKGDVHADPPKPRLKNPPKKKPRKQLPFRNVGGYDDPRRFDPTPLNRPWHKSNSHGGGVPMY, encoded by the exons ATGACGCAGTACTATGTCTATGACGTAATCCTTGTGAACTCCAGTTTGCCAATTCCCCGCAAGTCCGCCAGTTTCAGTGCGGGTGGGAGGCCCGTCTACTCGGTTCGATTGTTCGAGGACTTTGAGGAGCTGTCCATGGAACGCATTTTCGTGGATCAGTTTCCCTCAGAGGCATTGGGTGGCTTTACCAGCAGTCCCTGTGAGCTGATAGGAGTATTGACCTCCAAGGGCGTAGGCGTGACTCTCAAGGAGAACGACGAGCTCATAGGATCGGGCAACGCCATGCTGGAATCTTCAATCCTGCGCCAGCTGACGGACCCCACCTTTTCGGTTACCCAGAATGTTACAGTTAAACTGACCAAAGGGCCTAAGAACGACCGAGTGGGTGAGGTGAAGCTACTCCTGAAGATCAGCTCCGCTTCACCCGATATAAA TCACGGCTTGATTCCATTTGGCTGCTATGACGTGTGCAAGCCTGTGGATCATTCGATCAACAAAAAGGACATTATCTTCACCCTGGGACGTTCCGGAAAGTGTGCAACGAACAGCTGCATCACGGATGAGCGCCTGATGTCGCACGCTGGAGCACCCTTCCAATGTCCACACGCCGCAAGTCAGAATCAGGAGGATCAGGATAACAAAGGAGGTGCCTCCGCCAGATGTGGGTGTTTCCTGAAAGGGATGCAATTACCCCCGGATGTTGGCACGGAGAAAAAGAGGGAAAAGGTCGCTCTGAAGAAGCTCGTCGATGAACTGGGCCTAGACCAGATAAAAGTACCCAGTCCGCCAGACACACACGAGAAGTCCCGTCGTTGGCATTGCAAGTGCAAGCAGCCGAGTTCCAGCACGGATACTTCCTCCTGTGACATCAATGAGTTCACAGCGGAAAAGCCTCATAGAAAGAGAAAGGCCATATCCTTGACTGCCTCCATGGAGCGAGCTGCTCGTCGAAGACTCATAGGCACCTGTCCCGTAAAAGAGCCTGTTCTAACACAGGAGGCCTACAAGCCGCCGAATCTCTGCCAGCTCTGCCGTTCGGACATCAGTTGGCTGCCCAAGATCTCCGCCTGTCCCTACTGCGGCTACAAAACCTTCGAGGACATACAGCCCAGCGAGCAGCCCTACGATCTTACGCTAACTGCCCAGCAATTGCTGAGGGACTGCCTGCGCAAGGAGACCTGTGAACTGGACCTGTCCAAAGGTGATGATGAAGCCATGGGCGACCATATAAAGACCCACGACAAGGATGATCCTGATGTTCCGCAGCAATGCGGCTGCTTGGGCGGGAAGCCCTGCACTCGATGCCGCATCCGGAAGCTCTGCGAAAACTTTTTTAAGGAAAATGAGTGCAAGATTGAGCCACTCCCACAGGCTTATCCGCAAGCTCCAACCAAATCACAACCGGAAAGCAAGAAGGTAAAGCAAACCAATTCGGACGAATCACTGCGCCGTACCCAACTGATCTCCATCTTCACGGAGATGCGGAACATGTACGGCAAGAAGAAGGGGGTCAACGAGGCGGATGCGGTGGCCGAGGAACTCAGGAAGGAGTGCGATGCAGCCTGCCGGAACACCAAGTCGGCCAAGGCCCGCAGGAAGGCCAGGAAGGCGCTGCAGAAGACACTGGACGAGATTGACAAGGCCTATCCCAAGCCAGGCAAAATACGGATAAAGAAGCGGCGCACCCACCACAAAAAGTCCCGATG CTACACCTTCTTAAAGCTGAAGAATGTATCCAAAGACTCCCGTATCGGCCATCTGGACTGCATCTCGGGCAGCAAGCATACGGGCTACTGCAGGATTCCCTGTCACATGGGTTGGATGTGGACCAAAAGCGAGATGGCGCGCCACAAGTCGTGGCGCCCAGGAGCCATTTCTCGACCCATCCGACAACTAATGTCCTACTTTCTGAAGGACTTTCCTGCGGATAATATTTGCCTTTCGCGTTACCACTACCGACACAGAAAGTGCCGCAGGgtccaggagctggaggagccaCTGGTGCAGCATCCAACGCTGCACATAAGTAGGAAGGGAGATGAGTACATCATCACCTTGCGTCCATTAAAGGATCCCAAGGCCCTGGCCTCCAGCGCCAACCCTTATGCGGATATGAAGCCCGTTGTCTTTCGCATTACTAAGGATCCCATGGCAGCAGGACTCCGCCAGATGAGAGTGAATCTTCAGGACAAGGGATTTGCCCCGTGCACTTGTCGTCGGCCGGTGGCTAGTTGCTTTTGCCGGAGTCACGTTGAGAAGAAGCGAATCCAGTACGAGGTGGAGAACGAGTGTCGCCAGCGTGGTTGGCCAAACAACTCGGATACCTTCGTATACTCCCCAAACAGCGACGATGATGACAGCGATCGGGAGTACGAGTTTGGGGTTACTCCTCCGGCGGGAGTCATAAAACCCGAACGGGTGCGACAGCCGGACAGAGCGCACGTGGAGACCCAGTACGTGGATCACGACTGGGCCGCTCCCACCATGTACCCGCATCCGGCCAACATGCTCGTCCAATACGGCGGATGCGTGATGGGCGAGCGAAAGAAGATGTTCCCATGGATCTACGGAAAGGGCGACGTTCACGCGGATCCACCGAAGCCGCGCCTGAAGAATCCGCCCAAGAAGAAACCACGAAAGCAGCTTCCCTTCCGCAATGTCGGTGGCTACGACGATCCCCGGAGGTTCGATCCAACCCCACTGAACAGACCTTGGCACAAGTCTAACTCCCATGGTGGCGGAGTCCCAATGTATTGA
- the LOC117145182 gene encoding uncharacterized protein LOC117145182, with protein sequence MEKFECKPEPVERKEKPVEELMDWDAYYKNRGLVSTRLGSSKADYMHCSTYQEKGNAQEKDKKGKGACCCSSCPVRNREEVYQPRCPAPGQKGKPNRDYMRCFAAKLIVQKLNMPGRDFECQDKLQVKANVCRGCKICLGYSSINVNCLPLNPDKTFQMEAECLQRQLAEGINISVVYLRKEIARGCYFPPAAVVSRMINDFDEIVHDANVELTCKGCTVGIMNIRFAMQMRCQTLKEDAVDGRLAGGQERGCFPNMNVDLQDLSFMSTSSIDPCVGFMPSDTEVAQDSPSCSDDKPQDFVQCQDSPPRLIDMAGPYPVYSCPNVDDGCVSFEPPAGPATQFSSCQKNVLGEGNANRLCQKHSSPKLRQMHISNTRSCVLCGEDVSWLPKVSACPCCGYKPVPEFKERPYDEQATAQQILLDHLENPVENLSFDMGSVEGCSADEEHGVPEPTSEAFEAIVKDYQLLRRSIRESNGKATQSATKNPTAQEGPPQPQDLAKVFTELRDLFNVKAADENQKIQDICAEACVLAKSHKKSKNRPASPERTKAGKAEPVEDACETPRKTKKRRPKVKRPYKSRYYSMYRPTERPKENVASPDAGKKVPSHMGWLWTAHPLANKPGWRPGAIRRSIRGLMSYFLKDFPVDNIPVSKYMSYYKHKMLSQSPPGEKAEDLVQVPTLHIEKKNDVYTITLRPLKDAKTLARSANPYVKMKPVQFRIVKNPLLKEIRDLKRCLKGMGFSKCSCHKPLMACYCRSFVDKKRLLFHVRRECERRKIDSCEDELVLTDTSDSEDEFDFGVTPPAGLMRPERLKSSHVKHTETQYNESDWVNPSLYPHMPDATVQYESCVMGEREKPFNWIYGKGVIQEEPKPPKMRNIPKKPKKKKPVPGRVAGGFSGQDQQDSCIYSRVNNTTIQTRDRVIRPKCSPPNYSTDSELPLTGDHMRLLDQAAYPPTAPQRQQPWSREMANERKRQKVKRRTKKMVRFDPTLGPHSSDSSIH encoded by the exons ATGGAGAAGTTCGAGTGCAAGCCAGAGCCGGTGGAAAGGAAGGAGAAGCCGGTGGAGGAGCTAATGGACTGGGATGCCTACTACAAGAACCGCGGATTGGTCAGCACCCGATTGGGCAGCAGCAAAGCGGACTATATGCACTGCTCCACGTACCAGGAGAAGGGTAATGCCCAGGAGAAGGACAAGAAGGGAAAGGGAGcgtgctgctgctcctcctgtcCGGTTCGGAACCGGGAAGAGGTATACCAGCCCAGGTGCCCGGCTCCCGGCCAGAAGGGCAAGCCCAACAGGGATTACATGCGCTGCTTTGCCGCCAAACTGATAGTTCAGAAGCTCAACATGCCCGGTAGGGATTTCGAGTGCCAGGATAAGCTGCAGGTCAAGGCAAACGTCTGCCGCGGGTGCAAGATCTGCCTCGGTTACAGCAGCATCAATGTCAACTGTCTTCCACTGAACCCGGACAAGACATTCCAGATGGAAGCCGAGTGCCTGCAGAGGCAGCTGGCCGAAGGCATAAACATTTCCGTGGTCTACCTGCGCAAGGAGATCG CACGAGGCTGCTACTTTCCACCCGCGGCGGTGGTCAGTCGCATGATCAACGATTTTGACGAGATCGTGCACGACGCGAATGTGGAGCTGACCTGCAAGGGATGCACCGTCGGCATAATGAACATCCGCTTCGCCATGCAGATGCGCTGCCAGACCCTCAAAGA AGATGCAGTCGATGGACGATTGGCGGGCGGCCAGGAGCGGGGGTGTTTTCCGAACATGAATGTGGATCTCCAGGACCTCTCCTTCATGTCCACCTCTTCTATTGATCCGTGTGTGGGTTTCATGCCCAGTGATACGGAGGTAGCGCAGGATTCCCCTTCTTGCAGTGACGATAAGCCCCAGGATTTTGTTCAATGTCAG GATTCCCCACCTCGCCTGATCGACATGGCTGGTCCTTATCCCGTGTACTCCTGTCCCAACGTGGACGACGGTTGTGTGTCCTTCGAGCCTCCGGCGGGTCCTGCCACTCAGTTCTCCTCCTGCCAAAAGAACGTTCTAGGTGAGGGAAATGCGAACCGCCTGTGCCAGAAGCATTCCTCGCCAAAACTGCGACAGATGCACATCAGCAACACCCGATCCTGCGTCCTTTGCGGTGAGGATGTCTCCTGGTTACCCAAGGTTTCCGCCTGTCCTTGCTGTGGCTATAAACCAGTGCCGGAGTTCAAGGAGCGACCCTACGACGAGCAGGCCACTGCCCAACAGATTCTGCTGGACCATCTGGAAAATCCCGTGGAGAATCTCAGCTTTGATATGGGATCGGTCGAAGGCTGTTCGGCCGATGAAGAACATGGTGTTCCTGAACCCACCTCGGAGGCCTTTGAAGCAATAGTGAAGGACTACCAGCTTCTGAGGCGCAGCATTCGCGAGTCCAACGGCAAAGCCACCCAGTCGGCCACCAAAAATCCCACTGCTCAAGAAGGTCCACCCCAGCCGCAAGATTTGGCCAAGGTGTTTACGGAGCTGAGGGATCTGTTCAATGTTAAAGCCGCGGATGAGAACCAGAAGATCCAGGACATCTGTGCGGAGGCCTGTGTCCTTGCGAAGTCGCACAAAAAGAGCAAAAATCGTCCTGCATCGCCGGAAAGGACAAAGGCTGGCAAGGCGGAGCCTGTGGAGGATGCCTGCGAAACACCGCGGAAGACGAAGAAGCGTCGCCCGAAGGTCAAACGTCCCTATAAGTCGAGGTACTACTCAATGTATCGCCCCACGGAGAGGCCCAAGGAAAATGTGGCTAGCCCGGATGCAGGCAAAAAAGTTCCCAGCCACATGGGTTGGCTGTGGACCGCTCATCCACTAGCCAACAAGCCCGGCTGGCGACCCGGAGCCATTCGACGCTCCATTCGCGGTCTAATGAGTTACTTCCTTAAGGACTTTCCCGTGGATAACATTCCGGTGTCAAAGTACATGTCGTACTATAAGCATAAGATGTTGTCGCAGTCTCCACCGGGTGAGAAGGCGGAGGACTTGGTGCAGGTTCCCACGCTGCACATAGAAAAGAAGAACGATGTTTACACCATTACCCTGCGTCCTCTCAAGGATGCCAAGACGCTCGCTCGCTCTGCCAATCCCTACGTGAAAATGAAGCCCGTTCAATTCCGGATCGTGAAGAACCCGCTGCTAAAGGAAATTCGAGACTTGAAGCGCTGCCTCAAGGGAATGGGATTCAGCAAGTGCTCTTGCCACAAACCCCTGATGGCCTGCTACTGCCGCAGTTTCGTGGACAAAAAGCGGCTGCTGTTCCACGTCCGGAGGGAGTGCGAGCGCCGGAAGATAGATTCCTGCGAGGATGAACTCGTTCTAACGGACACCTCCGACAGCGAGGATGAGTTCGACTTCGGGGTCACTCCGCCGGCGGGCTTAATGCGTCCTGAGCGACTGAAGAGCTCCCATGTGAAGCACACCGAGACGCAGTACAACGAGAGTGACTGGGTCAATCCGAGCCTATATCCCCATATGCCCGACGCCACTGTCCAGTACGAGAGCTGTGTGATGGGTGAGCGGGAGAAGCCTTTCAATTGGATCTACGGAAAGGGCGTCATCCAGGAGGAGCCCAAGCCGCCCAAGATGAGGAACATTCCAAAGAAgcccaagaagaagaagccgGTCCCCGGTCGCGTTGCTGGTGGTTTCTCGGGACAGGATCAGCAGGATTCCTGTATCTACAGCCGAGTCAACAACACCACCATCCAAACTAGGGACCGGGTGATAAGGCCCAAATGTAGTCCTCCGAACTACAGCACCGACTCGGAACTTCCACTGACTGGCGACCACATGCGCCTCCTGGATCAGGCCGCCTATCCACCCACAGCTCCTCAGCGCCAGCAGCCTTGGTCCCGGGAAATGGCCAATGAGCGGAAGCGGCAGAAGGTTAAGCGGAGAACGAAGAAGATGGTCCGGTTCGACCCCACCCTCGGACCGCACTCCTCCGACAGTTCCATCCACTGA
- the LOC117143076 gene encoding triosephosphate isomerase isoform X2: MSRKFCVGGNWKMNGDQKSIAEIAKTLSSAALDPNTEVVIGCPAIYLMYARNLLPCELGLAGQNAYKVAKGAFTGEISPAMLKDIGADWVILGHSERRAIFGESDALIAEKAEHALAEGLKVIACIGETLEEREAGKTNEVVARQMCAYAQKIKDWKNVVVAYEPVWAIGTGKTATPDQAQEVHAFLRQWLSDNISKEVSASLRIQYGGSVTAANAKELAKKPDIDGFLVGGASLKPEFVDIINARQ; this comes from the exons atgaGCCGAAAGTTCTGCGTGGGAGGCAACTGGAAGATGAACGGCGACCAGAAGTCCATCGCCGAGATCGCCAAGACCCTGAGCTCGGCCGCCCTCGACCCCAACACGGAGGTGGTCATCGGCTGCCCGGCCATCTACCTGATGTACGCCCGCAACCTGCTTCCCTGCGAGCTGGGTCTGGCCGGCCAGAACGCCTACAAGGTGGCCAAGGGCGCCTTCACCGGCGAGATCTCGCCTGCGATGCTGAAGGACATCGGCGCCGACTGGGTGATCCTGGGACACTCGGAGCGCCGCGCCATTTTCGGCGAGTCGGACGCCCTGATCGCCGAGAAGGCCGAGCACGCCCTGGCCGAGGGCCTCAAGGTCATCGCCTGCATTGGTGAGACCCTGGAGGAGCGCGAGGCCGGCAAGACCAACGAGGTGGTGGCCCGCCAGATGTGCGCCTACGCCCAGAAGATCAAGGACTGGAAGAACGTAGTGGTGGCCTACGAGCCCGTCTGGGCCATTGGCACCGGCAAGACCGCCACACCCGATCAG GCTCAAGAGGTCCACGCCTTCCTGCGCCAGTGGCTGAGCGACAACATCTCCAAGGAGGTGTCCGCCAGCCTGCGCATCCAGTACGGTGGATCCGTGACCGCCGCCAACGCCAAGGAGCTGGCCAAGAAGCCCGACATCGATGGCTTCCTGGTCGGAGGCGCCTCCCTGAAGCCCGAGTTCGTGGACATCATCAACGCCCGGCAGTAA
- the LOC117145477 gene encoding uncharacterized protein LOC117145477, producing the protein MKLLYLTCALLASCAVIWAASGEEESEQEEGPEKLAKQHGSRPHPGQGFKLISFDAVGKHIALGLDYLVPFLEVPVKRKRNAPPKPLVVVNSAAVVSCGLVVAAGVLVGHLIRSLGLEAITGDDNRPIFGNSSTHKPKSSEEKASSSTPAPTNSTNATARGLFDDNLSFPGILDNFKLIYRNETGDRVATTLPNILGMIERTFLKNDVDLTVCLLKSICTLTHNAGEKVSKGQASDFEHLLDGATKWSWLLAWLDQSAFRDAIEAGKANVPHQCAIKYPECKWVAPEEQIMELLRNNVQFK; encoded by the exons ATGAAGCTATTGTACCTGACATGTGCCCTCCTGGCCAGCTGTGCCGTCATTTGGGCCGCCAGTGGGGAGGAGGAATCGGAGCAGGAGGAAGGACCGGAGAAGCTAGCCAAACAGCACGGATCAAGGCCTCATCCTGGACAAGGATTCAAACTGATATCCTTCGATGCAGTGGGAAAACACATAGCCTTGGGTCTGGATTATCTAGTGCCCTTTCTGGAGGTGCCTGTCAAGCGAAAGCGGAATGCTCCACCGAAG CCTTTAGTTGTAGTGAATtccgctgctgttgttagtTGCGGCCTCGTGGTGGCCGCTGGAGTCCTGGTGGGTCACCTTATTCGGAGTTTGGGACTGGAGGCCATCACTGGAGATGATAATCGACCTATTTTCGGTAATTCTTCGACGCATAAGCCGAAGTCTTCGGAGGAAAAGGCTTCGTCTTCTACGCCAGCTCCTACAAATTCTACAAATGCCACCGCAAGGGGACTTTTCGATGACAACCTTAGTTTTCCTGGAATCCTTGACAACTTTAAGCTGATTTACCGCAATGAAACTGGAGATCGAGTGG ctACCACTCTTCCTAACATTCTGGGTATGATTGAGCGCACCTTTCTCAAGAACGACGTGGATCTGACCGTCTGTCTGCTGAAATCCATATGTACTTTGACACACAATGCAGGTGAAAAAGTAAGCAAGGGTCAGGCATCGGACTTCGAGCACCTGCTGGATGGAGCCACCAAGTGGTCCTGGCTGCTGGCCTGGTTGGATCAGTCCGCTTTTCGAGACGCCATCGAAGCAGGAAAGGCAAACGTGCCCCATCAATGCGCCATCAAATACCCGGAATGCAAATGGGTAGCTCCTGAGGAGCAAATTATGGAGTTGTTGCGTAACAATGTACAGTTCAAATAA